ACTTCGCTTGTCGAGGCGGACCGCGAGCTTGCGGCGCACGGTATCACGACGATGTTCCACTCGCTTTCGGTGTACCGGACCTCGGTGTTCGATCACAAGCCCATCCGCAACTTCGAAAACGTGATCAAGCTCATCGACGAGGTGTCGCGTGCGAAGCGTGCCGAAGAGCACAACCATCTCATCCGTCATCGTCTCCACGTGCGCGTCGAGCTCGATTCGGTCGATCGCTACGACGAGATCAAGCGGCTTGTCGAAGCGGGCCGCGTGGATATGCTCTCGTTCATGGACCACACCCCCGGCCAAGGGCAGTACTCCGATCTCGCGCTGTTCGGCGAGACGCTCAAAGGCTACCGCGACCTGACGAACGAAGACGTGGCCGAAATCATTGAGCTGCAGCAGAAAAGCGACAAGCTCACGCTGGGGCAGATGGCCGAGCTCGCACGCCTTGCCCATGCGAAGGGCATCGCCGTTTCCTCGCATGACGACGATTCGTGTGCAAAGCTCGATTGCATGGAAACGCTCGGCGTGGCCGTCTCCGAGTTTCCGATCACGCTCGATGTGGCCGAAAGCGCCCGCGCACGCGGCATGCATACGCTTGCTGGAGCGCCCAACGTCGTGATGGGGCGTTCGCATTCGGGCAACCTTTCCGCGCGTGAAGCGGTGGCGGCGGGCGCGATCGACATGCTGTGCAGCGATTATTATCCTGCCGCGCTGCTCAAAGCCGTGTTCGTGCTTCATCGTGCAGCAAAGCTCGATCTTGCCGAGGCGTTCGCGCTCGTGTCTGCTCATCCCGCGAAAGCGGCGGGCATCGACGACGAGATCGGGTCGATCGCGGTCGGCAAGCGCGCCGATCTGATCATGGTGAGGGAACTTCCCGTTTCGGAAGAGATGTCGGCGAACGCAGTGCCAGTCGTCACCGATGCGTTTGTCGGCGGACGCTGCATTCACCGAAGCCGCTATCCGCTCTTTTCCGAGCGCGCATGCGAATCGCTCGATTTCGCTGCCGACCGGTATGCGGCTGAGCAGGCGATTGCCCACGATGATGCTGCCCAAACGCACATCGAGAACGTGCAGGTGGCTCGATGACGGCGCTTGCGGAGGCGGTGGCGGTCGCAACGCAAGGCCGGGCTTTGCGGGAGGCCGCAGGTTTGCCCGAAGAACATGCGGGCAGAAGACAGGCGGCAGACGATTCGGTTCCGCTGCTCAAAATCAGCGGGCTTGCCAAATCCTTCACGCTCCATGCGGTTGATCGGCACATCAGGGGATGCGCCGACATCGATTTGACCATCATGCCGGGCGAGTTCGTCGGCATTACGGGCAAGAGCGGCAGCGGAAAATCGACGATCCTGCGCTGCATCTACCGGACGAACCTGCCCGAATCGGGGTCGATCCTCTACGATTCCGCAGCGTTTGGCAGGCTCGATTTGGCCCAGGCGACGCAGCGGCAGGTGATCTATCTGCGAACCCATGAAATCGGATACGTATCGCAGTTTTTAAGCGTGCTGCCGAGACGCAGCGCCTATGATATCGTGATGCAGAGCGCGATCGAGACGTACGGGTGCAACGCCCAGGCGAAGTGCCGCCGCGAGACCGAAGCGATGCTGCACCATTTCGACATCGGCGAAGATCTGTGGGACGTGTATCCGCGGACGTTCTCGGGCGGCGAGAAGCTCAGGCTCAACATAGCGGCGGCGATGATCAAGGAGCCGCGGCTGCTTTTGCTCGACGAGCCGACCGCTTCGCTCGACAACGCATCGAAGGTAAAGGTGCGCGAGCTCATCGAGCGGCTGAAGGATCGGGGCACGACCATGCTCGGCATCTTCCACGACCTCGAATTCATGGAAGGCCTGTGCGACAAGGAGTTCAATATGCAGGAAGGTGCGATGGTATGAACGCGCATGCGGGCGCTTCGGAAACCGAAGAGTTGCTCACCTACCTCGAGCGCGCGAATTCGGCGACGATCTGCGCCGATCTTCACGTGCACACGACGGTATCGGACGGCTCGGATACGTTTTCCGAAGTGCTCGCTCAGGCGGCGATGCGCCATATTACGCATGTCGCGTTCACAAACCACGACACCACGTGCGGTCTCGACGCTGCGATCGATCTCGGCGAAGCGTACGGTGTCGAGGTGATCGGCGGCGTGGAGATAAGCGCATGGGATGCAGCGCGCAAGCGCAAGGTGCACGTGCTCGGTTTGGGGCTTACAAGCGCCTCGCCCGCTGTCGAGGCGCTCTGCGCTCCCGTGCTGAAACGGCGCAGCGAGAATTCGCAGTGGCAGCTCGATCGCATGCTCGAGGCTGGGTATGCCGTCGATGCCGATCGGGTCCATGAGCACGCGCTCGCTTCGACGGCACTCTACAAGCAGCATCTCATGGCAGCGCTTACGAGCGAGCCGTACGGATCGGATGCATACCAGACGCTGTACCGCATGCTTTTCAAGGGCAGCGGCATTTGCGCGCGCGACATCGAGTACGTAGATGCATGCGATGCCGTAGCTGCGATCGTGGAAGACGGTGGCGTTGCCGTGCTCGCACATCCCGGCCAGCTCGACAGCTATGCCATCGCCGACGACCTCGTAGCGTGCGGGTTGCGCGGTATCGAGAAGTACCATCCCGATCACGGGCTGAAAGATTGGGCTGCGTGCGCGATGCTGGCCGACCGCTACGATCTCGTGTGCACGGGTGGATCAGACTACCACGGCCGCTTCGGCAGGATACCGCACCTTGGGTTTCGGGGATAGACCGGTAGGATGGGCTGCGGCAACGGGGACTCGCTGCCGCAGCTCGCTTGCAGCTTTCCGACCATTCAGTATAAAATACGAACATATGTTTCACGTGAAACATCGCATATGTTTCGTGTATCCGCAGGTATCTCTGCTTTGCCTCTGTCGACATGCCGGAATTCATGGTATCATGCTATAAGCATGAACTTTCATGCTAAAAGGAGGATACTATGCCCGCTTTACAGGTGAAGGACTTTCCGAGCGACTTGTACGAGGAGCTTCGGGAGTGCGCGGCGGCGCAGGATCGCAACATATCTCAGCAAACAGTTCACGTGCTGCGCGAATATCTGCGCGCTTACCGGCGGGGAGGCAATTCGGCCACGTGGACAGTGCGCCCTGCCGTCGAGCAGCCCGAAGCGCCGACGCGTGCGAAGAGCCGTGCCGAGGAAACGGCCGAAGAGCGCATCGCGCGCCGAAAAAAGGTGTTCGAAGAGATTGACGCTATGCCGAAATTCGAGGTGCCCGATGGTTTTCCCGAGCCAGCCGAGTTGATCCGTCAGATGCGCGAAGAGCGCACCGAGCAGATCATGTCCGCATTAACTCCCTTCCAATGATCGTCTTAGATTGCAGCGCAGCGGTGGAGATGGTGCGAGGTACGGCGCTCGGCCTCGGATTCCGTTGCTTGCTTCTGAAAAACGAGCACGTTGTCGCATCTGATATGTTTCGCGCAGAAGCGCGCAATGCGTTTTGGAAATACGTGCGCGTAGGGTTGCTGCCCATCGAACAGGCTGAAACTCTCATTGGGAAAGCTCTTGCCCTCGTAGACGAATTCGTCCCCCTCGAAGAAAACGCTGCGGAGTCGTTCGCCGAAGCCGTTCGGCAGGATCATCCGGTGTACGATCTGTTCTACGCAACGCTTGCCCGCCGCAATGCGGCCACGTTGTTCTCTGCTGACAAAAAGCTTGTTGCCCTCTGCGAGCGGATGGGTATCAACTGCGTGTGCGAGGTGGAGTTTTAGACCTGCGACCTCAGAAGTTCTTCGGTATACTAGGTGCCGATCGAAAACCGAGGTACGGGAGTGCTCATGCGATTCGTGTCATGGAACGTCAACGGCTTGCGCGCCGTCATGAAAAAAGGCTTCGAAGAGATTGTAGCCGAGCTGAACGCCGATATCTTCGCATTGCAGGAAACGAAGCTGCAGGCGGGGCAGGTCGAGCTCGATTTGCCCGGGTACCACGATTTTTGGAGCTACGCCGAGCGCAAAGGGTATTCGGGCACGGCGGTGTTCGCTAAAGAGGAGCCGTTGCAGTCCATCCACGGGCTCGGCATGCCGTATCTCGATACCGAGGGCCGTGTGGTCGCACTCGAGTTCCCGGAATTCTGGTTCGTCGATGTCTACACCCCGAATGCCCAAAACGAACTCGCTCGCATCGATCACCGCATGGAGTGGGACGATGCGTTCCGCGAGTTCTGCAAAGGGCTGGAGCTCGGAAGCCTGCCTGCAGGTGCGCAGGCAGCCGCCCCGAAGCCCGTTGTCATGTGCGGCGATTTCAACGTAGCTCATCAGGAGATCGACCTCAAGAACCCCGGCCCCAACCACGGCAACGCCGGGTTCTCCGACGAGGAGCGCGGCAAGTTCACCGAGCTTATCGATGCGGGCTTCACCGATACGTTCCGCCACATCCATCCCGATCTTACGGGCGCATACTCATGGTGGAGCTATCGGTTCAACGCCCGCGCCAACAACGCGGGGTGGCGTATCGACTACTTTCTTGTGAGCGACGAACTCGTCCCTCACGTTCGGGCCGCCACCATCTACAACGAAGTGTTCGGAAGCGACCACTGCCCAGTCGCCCTCGATTTGGACATCTAGACAGGGAGCAATGTCGCCCGACTGCGGCGCTTTGCCGTCGTTGGGCGACATCGCTGTCCGTCAACCGCCGCTAAACGACAGTTCTTTTTTTCAAGAACTGAATATAGCCTGTTCGTACATTTTGAATCATGCAAATGTGCTGAAAAAATGTCGCCTAACGACGGTTGACGGACAAACGAAGCGCCCCAAAACCGAAAGCGGGCTCCCGTTCTAAACGGCTGGATGGCGAAAAGCAACCAGTGCTTTTCGCCATCCTTAATTCGAACTACGCGAGATCCTCCGCGAGCACCGTGCCGAGCAGCAGGCCGGAGCCGGCGGCGGGAACGATGTCCTCGGTGCCGGCGGTGCATCCGGCGGCGTAGAGGTTGGGAATCGGGTTGCCGTCGGCATCGACAACTTCCATGCGGTCGCTCACCGCAAGGCCGCCGCAGCTCTTGTAGCGCACGGGAACGTTGCGCAGGAAGTAGTACG
Above is a genomic segment from Raoultibacter phocaeensis containing:
- a CDS encoding phosphonate C-P lyase system protein PhnL, translating into MTALAEAVAVATQGRALREAAGLPEEHAGRRQAADDSVPLLKISGLAKSFTLHAVDRHIRGCADIDLTIMPGEFVGITGKSGSGKSTILRCIYRTNLPESGSILYDSAAFGRLDLAQATQRQVIYLRTHEIGYVSQFLSVLPRRSAYDIVMQSAIETYGCNAQAKCRRETEAMLHHFDIGEDLWDVYPRTFSGGEKLRLNIAAAMIKEPRLLLLDEPTASLDNASKVKVRELIERLKDRGTTMLGIFHDLEFMEGLCDKEFNMQEGAMV
- a CDS encoding type II toxin-antitoxin system VapC family toxin translates to MIVLDCSAAVEMVRGTALGLGFRCLLLKNEHVVASDMFRAEARNAFWKYVRVGLLPIEQAETLIGKALALVDEFVPLEENAAESFAEAVRQDHPVYDLFYATLARRNAATLFSADKKLVALCERMGINCVCEVEF
- a CDS encoding PHP domain-containing protein — its product is MNAHAGASETEELLTYLERANSATICADLHVHTTVSDGSDTFSEVLAQAAMRHITHVAFTNHDTTCGLDAAIDLGEAYGVEVIGGVEISAWDAARKRKVHVLGLGLTSASPAVEALCAPVLKRRSENSQWQLDRMLEAGYAVDADRVHEHALASTALYKQHLMAALTSEPYGSDAYQTLYRMLFKGSGICARDIEYVDACDAVAAIVEDGGVAVLAHPGQLDSYAIADDLVACGLRGIEKYHPDHGLKDWAACAMLADRYDLVCTGGSDYHGRFGRIPHLGFRG
- a CDS encoding alpha-D-ribose 1-methylphosphonate 5-triphosphate diphosphatase, whose translation is MNDETLIISGGTVVCEHAVLPDHDVYVRNGRIAAIRPSAHASARTVRGGAGASTDAPSHAGEPALGANLPAQQRDLVDSAQTIIDEALSAEAAGGEALASMPMIVDARGAYVAPGMVDVHSDYIESVASPRPSVVMDFRTSLVEADRELAAHGITTMFHSLSVYRTSVFDHKPIRNFENVIKLIDEVSRAKRAEEHNHLIRHRLHVRVELDSVDRYDEIKRLVEAGRVDMLSFMDHTPGQGQYSDLALFGETLKGYRDLTNEDVAEIIELQQKSDKLTLGQMAELARLAHAKGIAVSSHDDDSCAKLDCMETLGVAVSEFPITLDVAESARARGMHTLAGAPNVVMGRSHSGNLSAREAVAAGAIDMLCSDYYPAALLKAVFVLHRAAKLDLAEAFALVSAHPAKAAGIDDEIGSIAVGKRADLIMVRELPVSEEMSANAVPVVTDAFVGGRCIHRSRYPLFSERACESLDFAADRYAAEQAIAHDDAAQTHIENVQVAR
- a CDS encoding exodeoxyribonuclease III — translated: MRFVSWNVNGLRAVMKKGFEEIVAELNADIFALQETKLQAGQVELDLPGYHDFWSYAERKGYSGTAVFAKEEPLQSIHGLGMPYLDTEGRVVALEFPEFWFVDVYTPNAQNELARIDHRMEWDDAFREFCKGLELGSLPAGAQAAAPKPVVMCGDFNVAHQEIDLKNPGPNHGNAGFSDEERGKFTELIDAGFTDTFRHIHPDLTGAYSWWSYRFNARANNAGWRIDYFLVSDELVPHVRAATIYNEVFGSDHCPVALDLDI